The Anas platyrhynchos isolate ZD024472 breed Pekin duck chromosome Z, IASCAAS_PekinDuck_T2T, whole genome shotgun sequence genome includes a window with the following:
- the LOC101801359 gene encoding molybdopterin synthase catalytic subunit has protein sequence MDESEDVPKDFIKLKSEKLSVDEVSELVISPNCGAVSLFIGTTRNNFEGKKVIHLEYEAYTSMAEMEIKKICRDVRQKWPSVKHIAMHHRLGVVPITEASVIIAVSSPHRTESLEAVMYCINTLKAFVPIWKKEIYEDEYSWKENKECFWANSEK, from the exons ATGGATGAAAGCGAAGATGTGCCAAAAGATTTTATCAAGCTCAAGTCTGAAAAACTGTCTGTAGATGAAGTGTCAGAGCTGGTCATTTCACCAAACTGTGGGGCAGTGTCTCTGTTCATTG GTACTACGAGAAAtaattttgaagggaaaaaagtgaTTCACTTAGAGTATGAAGCATATACTTCAATGGCAGagatggaaataaagaaaatctgcaGAGATGTTAGACAGAAATGGCCATCAGTCAAACATATTGCAATGCACCATAGACTTGG AGTGGTTCCAATAACTGAAGCAAGTGTAATTATTGCAGTGTCGTCTCCACACAGAACAGAATCCCTTGAGGCTGTAATGTACTGCATCAACACCTTAAAAGCGTTCGTCCCAATATGGAAAAAG GAGATTTATGAGGATGAATAttcttggaaagaaaacaaggaatgcTTTTGggcaaattcagaaaaataa